From one Lycium barbarum isolate Lr01 chromosome 6, ASM1917538v2, whole genome shotgun sequence genomic stretch:
- the LOC132643907 gene encoding uncharacterized GPI-anchored protein At1g61900-like isoform X1, with translation MACVKIVNRLKGSFCHLLLVIALWLSSYQNVVALPLLPKPGQTSELPSSPNTGTFQPIDISPTMIPHYPFPGEPLPPMYPSFPKTYDPVLTGRCPVNFSIISSITGKTASDCTQSLSTIVGNVICCPQFNSLLHIFQGFYSNHSDTLVLQNAVADDCFKDIISLLASRGANSSLSSMCSVKSSNLTGGSCPVKDISTFEKAVNTSKLLESCSTVDPLKECCRPVCQPAISEAALQISGMKTTLSDNKNIVGAPSEIDTLNDCKGVVYSWIARKLRFEDANTAFRLLSSCKVNKACPLDFKQPSEVINACRNLAAPSPSCCSSLNAYITGIQQQMLITNRQAIICAAVFGSMLQKAGVLTNVYELCDVDLKDFSLQAYGQEAGCLLRSLPADLVYDNSSGFSFTCDLNDNIAAPWPSSSSVTSFSLCAPEMSLPALPTSRTFGNSGCQLGGMHFLLSTILIFVSTLLY, from the exons ATGGCTTGTGTGAAGATTGTCAATCGTCTCAAAG GTTCTTTTTGCCACCTGCTGCTAGTAATTGCTCTGTGGTTGTCTAGCTATCAGAATGTAGTGGCTCTTCCTCTGTTACCTAAACCTGGGCAAACATCTGAACTACCTAGCTCACCTAACACTGGAACTTTTCAGCCAATTGATATATCACCCACTATGATCCCTCATTATCCTTTTCCTGGAGAACCTTTGCCACCAATGTACCCTTCCTTTCCAAAGACATATGACCCTGTCTTGACTGGAAGATGCCCTGTAAATTTCTCGATCATTTCAAGCATCACAGGAAAAACAGCATCTGATTGTACTCAATCTTTGTCGACAATAGTAGGGAACGTAATATGCTGCCCACAGTTTAATAGCTTACTCCACATATTCCAGGGATTTTACAGCAACCATTCTGATACTTTAGTTTTACAAAATGCGGTGGCTGATGATTGTTTTAAAGATATCATCAGTTTACTAGCCAGCAGAGGAGCGAACAGCTCATTATCTAGCATGTGTTCTGTAAAGTCGTCCAATCTGACTGGTGGTTCTTGCCCCGTGAAGGACATCAGTACCTTTGAGAAAGCAGTAAATACAAGCAAATTGTTAGAGTCTTGCAGCACAGTGGATCCTCTGAAAGAGTGCTGCAGGCCTGTTTGCCAGCCTGCAATTTCTGAGGCTGCACTTCAGATCTCAGGGATGAAAACGACTCTCAGTGATAACAAGAACATAGTTGGGGCACCTAGTGAAATTGATACTCTTAATGATTGTAAGGGAGTTGTCTATTCATGGATTGCAAGGAAACTAAGGTTTGAGGATGCCAATACTGCATTTCGGTTGTTGTCTTCCTGCAAAGTTAACAAAG CTTGTCCCCTGGACTTCAAGCAGCCATCAGAAGTTATCAATGCATGCAGAAATTTAGCTGCTCCCAGTCCTTCATGTTGTAGCTCGTTAAATGCCTACATCACAGGGATACAGCAGCAAATGTTGATCACAAATCGGCAAGCAATTATATGTGCTGCTGTATTTGGTTCTATGTTACAAAAGGCTGGAGTCTTGACAAATGTTTATGAGCTTTGTGATGTTGACTTAAAGGATTTTAGTCTCCAAG CGTATGGGCAAGAAG CAGGGTGCTTGCTTCGAAGCTTGCCAGCAGATCTGGTATATGACAATTCAAGCGGGTTCAGTTTTACTTGCGACTTAAATGACAATATTGCTGCTCCATGGCCTTCATCATCATCGGTCACATCCTTTTCTCTGTGTGCTCCGG AGATGTCTTTGCCAGCTTTACCAACGTCACGGACATTCGGAAATTCTG GCTGTCAGCTGGGTGGAATGCATTTCCTGTTGTcaactattttgatttttgtttcaaCATTATTGTACTAA
- the LOC132643907 gene encoding uncharacterized GPI-anchored protein At1g61900-like isoform X2 produces MACVKIVNRLKGSFCHLLLVIALWLSSYQNVVALPLLPKPGQTSELPSSPNTGTFQPIDISPTMIPHYPFPGEPLPPMYPSFPKTYDPVLTGRCPVNFSIISSITGKTASDCTQSLSTIVGNVICCPQFNSLLHIFQGFYSNHSDTLVLQNAVADDCFKDIISLLASRGANSSLSSMCSVKSSNLTGGSCPVKDISTFEKAVNTSKLLESCSTVDPLKECCRPVCQPAISEAALQISGMKTTLSDNKNIVGAPSEIDTLNDCKGVVYSWIARKLRFEDANTAFRLLSSCKVNKACPLDFKQPSEVINACRNLAAPSPSCCSSLNAYITGIQQQMLITNRQAIICAAVFGSMLQKAGVLTNVYELCDVDLKDFSLQAYGQEGCLLRSLPADLVYDNSSGFSFTCDLNDNIAAPWPSSSSVTSFSLCAPEMSLPALPTSRTFGNSGCQLGGMHFLLSTILIFVSTLLY; encoded by the exons ATGGCTTGTGTGAAGATTGTCAATCGTCTCAAAG GTTCTTTTTGCCACCTGCTGCTAGTAATTGCTCTGTGGTTGTCTAGCTATCAGAATGTAGTGGCTCTTCCTCTGTTACCTAAACCTGGGCAAACATCTGAACTACCTAGCTCACCTAACACTGGAACTTTTCAGCCAATTGATATATCACCCACTATGATCCCTCATTATCCTTTTCCTGGAGAACCTTTGCCACCAATGTACCCTTCCTTTCCAAAGACATATGACCCTGTCTTGACTGGAAGATGCCCTGTAAATTTCTCGATCATTTCAAGCATCACAGGAAAAACAGCATCTGATTGTACTCAATCTTTGTCGACAATAGTAGGGAACGTAATATGCTGCCCACAGTTTAATAGCTTACTCCACATATTCCAGGGATTTTACAGCAACCATTCTGATACTTTAGTTTTACAAAATGCGGTGGCTGATGATTGTTTTAAAGATATCATCAGTTTACTAGCCAGCAGAGGAGCGAACAGCTCATTATCTAGCATGTGTTCTGTAAAGTCGTCCAATCTGACTGGTGGTTCTTGCCCCGTGAAGGACATCAGTACCTTTGAGAAAGCAGTAAATACAAGCAAATTGTTAGAGTCTTGCAGCACAGTGGATCCTCTGAAAGAGTGCTGCAGGCCTGTTTGCCAGCCTGCAATTTCTGAGGCTGCACTTCAGATCTCAGGGATGAAAACGACTCTCAGTGATAACAAGAACATAGTTGGGGCACCTAGTGAAATTGATACTCTTAATGATTGTAAGGGAGTTGTCTATTCATGGATTGCAAGGAAACTAAGGTTTGAGGATGCCAATACTGCATTTCGGTTGTTGTCTTCCTGCAAAGTTAACAAAG CTTGTCCCCTGGACTTCAAGCAGCCATCAGAAGTTATCAATGCATGCAGAAATTTAGCTGCTCCCAGTCCTTCATGTTGTAGCTCGTTAAATGCCTACATCACAGGGATACAGCAGCAAATGTTGATCACAAATCGGCAAGCAATTATATGTGCTGCTGTATTTGGTTCTATGTTACAAAAGGCTGGAGTCTTGACAAATGTTTATGAGCTTTGTGATGTTGACTTAAAGGATTTTAGTCTCCAAG CGTATGGGCAAGAAG GGTGCTTGCTTCGAAGCTTGCCAGCAGATCTGGTATATGACAATTCAAGCGGGTTCAGTTTTACTTGCGACTTAAATGACAATATTGCTGCTCCATGGCCTTCATCATCATCGGTCACATCCTTTTCTCTGTGTGCTCCGG AGATGTCTTTGCCAGCTTTACCAACGTCACGGACATTCGGAAATTCTG GCTGTCAGCTGGGTGGAATGCATTTCCTGTTGTcaactattttgatttttgtttcaaCATTATTGTACTAA